GCGAAGAGTACTTGATCAAATTCTTGGACGTTCCTATCGGGAAACACTTACGATACTTGAACTCATGCCTTATCGAGCGTGTTAtcccatttttaaattaatttattctgCAGCAGCAAATGCTAAGCACAATATGGGTTTGAACGAAGAATATTTAGTCATTACTAAAGCCACAGtcatcttttataataaatgtttttataattatcttatatataaacaatactttaaatacgagtatttaaaaaatgaatttattatttaaaattagtaaaaatatagatattagtaataataaatatattaatttgatgatttagaataatccaaatctaatttaatattttcataatatttggatttattattccataaaataatattaattttttttttttaagttttagaaaaaaaaatcatgtactAACATTGTTAAATActacatatttaataatcatattagatatttgaaagattAAAAGCAAACTTTAAATACaacatatttaattatgattaaaagtGTTAATATAATCATGCTTTGTCtacatttgataatgatttttaggaaatgtttataatagtttaatatttgaaagataaaaattttttaaattaaaaaaaaatcaaaagtgtttcttaaaatcattactaaATTGAGTTTAAATTTTACGAATTTTTAATTCCACCTAATAATATTGGGTGAGTTTGACATAATCCAATATGACCTAACAATATTGGCTTTGATTGGGTGAATGTTTCCTAATTCGGGTCGGGTCAGGTTGGTTATAAATTTAAACGATCACACCCCAGTTCCAGCCGTGCTTCATCCGTTCAGATTATGTACAAACACAACAGAGAGCCGGTTCGGATTATAAGCCGGTCCGAGTTCCATAAAGCTGCTAAACCCTAGACCGGACCTGCTATCTGGTCTGGCAACGGACATGAGAGGGCTTTCTTCTCTAGCTTCTAGGGCTTCTCCTGCAATCAAGAATCTCTCTGAAGAAGCATACAATCATAGAAAATTCAATAAAGAAAACCCCACAAAACGCAAACCCAAAGCAGCTCTCAATCCAAGGCCTACAGACAGGCTTGCAACTCCTTCAAGAGGTAAGTCTGGTTCCAAGAGTTCTAGTTTGTTTTTCAATTCAAACAGCCTCATTTCGGATCATAATCAGGAATTTCGCGTTAAATCGATCGATCATCAATATATTTCCGAGATTTTGTCGAGAGAGGACtggtttttattaataaacCACGAGTATAAGGCGAAGAGGATCAGTTTGAATCCTCGGTTGGTGGTGAGCATTCTGCAGAACCAAGAAAACCAATTACATCCTCTGAGATTTTATATCTGGGTTTTGAAGATCAACCCGTTGTTAGCTAAGAATCAGTCCGTTCGGGTTGCTTTAGCGAATGTTCTTTATAGGAAAGGTCCTGTTATATTGTCTGTTGAATTGCTGCAAGATATTAGAAATTCAGGTTGTGCGATTACCGAAGACTTGCTTTGCATTTTAATTGGTAGTTGGGGGAGGTTTGGATTGGCGAAGTATTGTGCAGAAGTTTTTGGGCAGGTTTCGTTTTTGGGTCTTAGTCCAAGCACTAGGTTGTATAATGCGGTCATTGATGCATTGGTGAAATCCAATTCACTTGACTTGGCGTACTTGAAATTCCAACAGATGTCTCTGGATAACTGCAATCCTGATAGGTTCACATACAATATTCTTATTCATGGAGTTTGCAGGATAGGTGTGGTGGATGAGGCACTTCGTCTAGTTAAGCAGATGGAGAGCTTGGACTGTTCACCTAATGTTTTTACTTATACCATTCTAATTGATGGGTTTTGTAATGCGAGAAGGTTTGATGAAGCCTTTAGGGTTTTAGACACAATGAAGGGTAGAAATGTGAGTCCTAGTGATGCCACATTTAGGTCATTAGTTCATGGGTTGTTTCGCTCTATTGACCCGTCTAAGGCATTTGAGTTGTTATCAAGATTTTTAGAGAAGGAAGCTGTCTTGCCTAAAGTAGTTTGTGATACCATATTGTGTTGCCTCTCAAATAGCAAGATGCCAAAAGAGGCAGCCTTGTTTTTGAGGAAAGCACAAGAGAAGAGTTATTTCCCTGACAGTTCAACATTTAACATTATAATTACTTGTTTGATTAGAGGACTGGATGTCAATGAGACATGTGAAATATTGGATAGTTTTGTTGAGCAAGGTTTGAAACCATGTTTTAATACTTACATTTCACTTATTGAAGCTTTGTTCAAGGCAGGAAGAGATGGGGAGGGGAATCGTTACTTGAATGAGATGGTCCAAGTTGGACTTGTATCAAATGCTTTTTCATACAACATGGTTATTGATTGCTTCTGCAAAGCTAGTATGATGGACAGAGCATCAGAGACTTTCagagaaatgaaggaaagtGGCATTGATCCTAACATTGTTACTTTCAACACTCTTATTAGTGGGTACTCAAAGAATGGGGAGATAGGCAAGGCAAGAGCTCTGTTGGAGATGCTTTTGGAGTATGGATTCAAGCCTAATATCTTTACTTTTAGTTCTATGATAGATGGCCTTTGTCGGGCACACCAGATCAGTGATGCTTTTAATTGTTTCAATGAAATGGTAGAGTGGGGTGTTGCTCCAAATGCTGTCACATACAATATCTTGATCCGCTCTTTGTGTGTTGTTGGGGATGTTGCAAAATCaatgaaacttttaagaaggaTGCAAGCTAATGGAATAAGCCCAGACGTATTCTCTTTCAATGCTCTCATTCAAAGTTTTTGTAGAATGAATAAGGTTGAGAAAGCACAAAACCTTTTTGTTTCCATGTTGGCATTGGGCTTGAGTCCCGACAATTTTACATATTGTGCTTTTATTAAGGCATTGTGTGAATCAGGGAGATTTGATGAGGCAAAAGAGTTGTTCCTCTCAATGGAAGCAAATGGATGTATTCCTGACTCTTATACATGTAACTTAATTATTGATGCCCTAATCCAACAGGCCCGGTTTGAAGAGGTCAAGGTTATAGCAAGGAAATATAGCAATCAGGGAATTTCCCCAAATTCTATACCCGTTTTATAGGATTGGGCTTCTTCCAGATTGTGATTTTTGGTTCATGAGTTTGTGCTGCTTTTCTAAGCTTTTGGCTTTGAAGACAGATCCAGCCATCATGATTCATGACTTCTTGATGTTGTACCTTCTGCATTCATGGAATCAAGTGATCATAGGTATATAACAAGTCACTCATTTTGCTCTTATagaacttttttcctttttttccagAAAAAGAGTTGCGCCAATTCCTGGTGTAATATGCATGTTGAGTTTTTGAGATGGATCTTCCAAAAATGGCTCTGTCATGCAGTTTTACTCATTGCATCCAATCCTAAAATTCTGTTTTTTTAGATAGTTGTCCATTTATTACCCTTCAGTCAAATTTTTGGTAGTAATTATAATAtcagatatttttgttaaaaaagatATTGGGATGGTATTTTGTGCTTTGAATTGTGTTGCTTTCCTTGTGCTCATTTTGGGGGAATCAGTTGGACTTGGTTACTCACACCGAGACATCAGTAGGTGTTAAATCTTTGCCCAAAACAATTATTCAATTGAATTCTGATTTAAGATCTATTTATTCTGATAACTTATCTCAGAGCTGATCATTTGGACCGTTCAATTCATATAGGTGGATCTTAGATCTATGAATTAGTCAATTGAATTCCAATAttctgaatatatatatatatttttttgataagtaaagaaaaGTTGTATATAAAGAAAAGAGGGGACACCAAACGCAGTGCCCTCAGAGTGTACAAGAAGTATACAAAAGAAGCGAAAAGGCTCAAACCATAAAAGCCAGGAAGCTACAAATATccatttcactatttttttggttcattttgTGGTAAGTTTCTTTTCAGATGGAAACTACTGATGAGGATTCTCTTATCTTTTTGCTGAAAGATTTTTCTTACGTAGTctcaaattttacattttgacTGGTTTTATAGTATATACAGCCTAGTGATATCTTTGTTTCATATGAGGAATATTGAGATGTATAACTGTCAAGGTGGTTCTGTTTGTTTTTGTACTTCCATTTGACACAGAAGCAGATGCAACTCATTGAAGTAGTTATGAGCTGAACCTCACCTCACTCTTCATGTTTTTGCAGCATGGATTGGGCTACTTCCATGATAACAGGAAGGATAGAGGAACTGCTTCCTAGACATGGTGTTACATGGTAATATTAGATTGAAGGTGGTGGTCAGGAGATGGCCACTGGATGCAGCAGTCTGTAAATCTTTCTGCATAATCTTACATGCTCGGATCACTTGGAGGGGATATTCAGATGGACTTGGGCCTTGTTAGCAAGACAAATATGTTTTCTGATGATTTTAAAGAAGTCATGGCCCTAGAGGATATAGAGGAAGAGCAGCTTACATGGCAGGTAGTTCAGCTGAGGCTTTGTTGAGCTGAGCTGAGCTGAATTCAGGAAACATCTGATATCTAGTGGAATTGCAATCCTGTTCGCACTGTTTCAAACTGCATTGGGGATGAATTCATTTTGTTCCTGACAGCATTAAATATGTAACAATCTTGTAACATGTATATTTGcatttcttttataataatGCTTATGGTGTCAAGTCCAGTTCTTGTGAATTGACCCCAGTCTGAATCTGTTTCCTCAATTGTTCCggaaaatgaaatggaattatttttcttctatacGACATTCAGATGGCACTCAGACTTTAAACAAATCATGGGTTTTATTGCAAACCACTTCgttgtaatatttttttctttctttttttttttggtgaataaCTTGTATTTTGTCTATAGTTAATTGCTAGTATATTGTTAAGTAATTTAGTAAATGAACCAATAATTTGTTGTGTCTGCAGATTGCTAGGTTGGACAGATATCTGTCAAACTGCAAAAaaacttcctatttttttttctttgattcaaTTTCAAGATATAGAGATACAGGGAGATAATTTAGGATGTTATGCTTAGCCTATACAGTATCTTCGGCTAAACTGATTGTTGACCCTTGAATTAATGCTCGCTCCAACTTACATACAATCTTGACTTCGAAAGAGCTTGTAGACCCTGGTGGGATGTCCATGTAGACTTCTTCTTCAAGATCGCCATGGAGAGGCGTTCTTCACGTCTAGTTGGAGTAGTGACCAATCTAAATTTGCTGCGAGAGATAGTAGTACTCTCACAGTATTTAGTTTAGCTATTGGTGAGAAAGTCTCTAAATAGTCTATGCCATATGTTTGTGTAAACCCCTGCGCCATGAGCCTTGCCTTGTATCGGTCAATCGATCCATCAACCTTGTATTTCATAGAGAATACCCATTTACATCCCACTAATTTTTTCCCTTTCGATAGAGGAACCAATCTccaagtattatttttttgtaaggCCTCTAGCTCTTCTTGTATTGCTTGTGCCCACTTTGGATCGGCTAGAGCTTCTTCAACACTATTCGGGATGTGGCAAGAGGACAAGGTGTGTGTAAAGGTTTTGATAGGCTCGGAGAGCGCTTGAGTGAACACATAATTTGCAATTAGGTACTTGGATCTTCTCTCTTCCTCATCAGGAGAATATCTATTAGGTGGTTTCCCACGATCGTGTCTGAAAGGCAATATGTAACCAGCAGGAGTATCCAAGGTATTATCACATGGAGGAGTGGTAGAATGGCTTACCTCAGGAGTATTCTCAGTGGGAGAGTCTTCGGGTACTGAAGTGAGGGGGGTATTTGCAAGCTCAtaattgacaagttcttcactCTCGGGTCCTTCTCCACCTACAACATCTCCCATTCTACCATGTTCATCAGTGGTTGTAGTTcctcattttcaatttcaattccTAGTGTCATCTCGCCTCTTGGAGTTATCAACCAATTCGGCTCTTCACCCGTAGGCTCTCCCTGAAGAGTTCGAATTAGTCATCCTGGTTTGGAAGAATGACTCGAACTCAAGGAAGGTCACATCCATGGTGATGTAGGTGCGATTGGCAGTAGGGTTATAACACCTATAGCCTTTTTTTATGTAAACCATATCCTAAAAAAATGCACCGAACTGCACATGGATCCAGCTTGGTACGCTGATTCTTGTGAAGATGGACAAAAACAACATATCCAAAAACCCGAGAAAGAAGCATAAGAACTGAGGGCAGAGAAAAATGAGTAGATAAAACTTGTAGTGGAGTCTTGAAATTCAACACTTTGGAAGGCATTCGATTGAGCAAGTATATAGTAGTGGCAACTGCATCATCCCAGTGGCGATTAGGAACATGTGTGCCAAGGAGTAAAGTGCGAGTGGTCTCCAAGATATGCTgattttttctctcaacaaTACTATTTTGTTGTGGGGTCTGGGAGCAAGATGTTTCGTGGAGTAGACCATGGTGTTGGAAATAGGCCTAAAAGCGTTGATTAATAAACTCCCCACCATTGTCGGACCGAAAAACTTGTATCTTGGTTGAGAATTCGGTTTGAATCATGGTAtgaaatgtttgaaaaataggaaagacttcatctttggtcttcatttGATAGAGCCACGTCATGTGAGTACAATCATCGACAAAAATCACAAACCATCGATAACTTGAGGAAGTAGTCACCGTTGAAGGCCTCCATACATCAGAGTGTATTAAGGAAAAAAGGACaacaattttattcaaatttgctGGATAGGAAATTCTATGGCTCTTAGCCATAATACATGTATTACATTTAAAGTCTATATTTggtaaatgtaaaaataaatttggaaataagtGTCGTAAATAACCAAAAGATGGATGCCCCAAACGACGATGCCATAAACAAATTTGTCTTTCCTTGCTACCAACCTGAGTTTGCATGTGATTTGCCTTTCTCGGGCTGAAATCATCCAAGTAATAGAGCCTCCATTTCTTAGTACCATGCCTAATGATCTCCTTGCTGAGAATATCTTAAAGAAGACAAAATGTAGGATATATTAATACTACACAATTAAGTTCTTCAGTAACTTGACTTGCTGACATCAGTTTGTTTGATAAAGATGGAACAAGAAGCGTGTGAGTGAGTGAAAGAGAGGGTGAAATGGGCACGGTTCTAGCCCCTATGATAGGATATGCCACCCCATTGGCATTAGCAATGCAAACTTGTTGTGGTTGTGTTGTATGAGAAAAGTCACTCGGGTAAAAGGTCATGTGATCCGTGGCCCCTAAGTAAATGATCTAGATACCATTATTTCAAGTGTTGGAGCTACATAGAACTTGTCCACAACTACCTCGATCCTTGACTATAGTAGAAGAATCAACCATGGGAATGAGTGATAACTGGGGCTCAACAATGACCACAACAGCTTGACCCGTGCCTTTCTTAGCCATTGTGTTATCCTTCTTTTTCCAGGCTTGCAACTCATGCTACCAGTCGGGGTACCCATGTAGTTTGAAGCAGGTGTCTCAAGTGTGTTTGGTATTGCCACAATGAGTACACTTTCCCTCATTAGTTTGGTACTTAGTTTTGGTTGATGACCCCAACTTCACCAAAGTTTGTGGTTGACCAGGTTTAACCCCTTTAGTAGCCATGGCAGCACTGCTAGAGGCATTCTCGACCCTAGATGCCATCACAACTTGGCGAGTATCTTCCCTTCTAACATGTGCATAGGCCTGCTCAGGAAAGGGCTTCAACTGAAGAACATCACTTCAAATATTATCAAGTCAATCATCTAACCCATCCAGAAAAATATAAACTCTTTCCTCCTGTAGGATGGAGTTATATTTCTGTATATCCACTGCACACTCCATCGGGTTGGGGCGACGAAAGTCAATCTTGCGCCACAAGCCTTATAGATCATTGTAGTATTTTTCAATGGATTCACCTCCTTGCCGCATCCGAGTTACACGCCTTCGGAGATCATAAACTTGTGATGTGTCGGATCCATCAAAGTATGTTGTAGTAATAGAATCCCAAACCTGCTTAGCAGTCGGGAAGCGAATGAAGTTCCCGACTAAGAAGGATTCCATCGAGTTGATCAGCCACCCCTTCACTATAGCATTTTCTGCCATTTTTGAAAGGATGGATCTGTCTCTAATGGTTGTGGTAAGTCTCCATTGATGTATCCCAATTTGTTTTTGCCCAAGATATACATCTCAACAACCTGGGACCATAAGGCATAGTTAGAACCATCTAACTTGATGCCTAGTACTGTTGGAGAATCGGTGAAGGGTAATGGTGATGAGG
The Vitis riparia cultivar Riparia Gloire de Montpellier isolate 1030 unplaced genomic scaffold, EGFV_Vit.rip_1.0 scaffold727_pilon_pilon, whole genome shotgun sequence genome window above contains:
- the LOC117910377 gene encoding putative pentatricopeptide repeat-containing protein At3g16890, mitochondrial translates to MRGLSSLASRASPAIKNLSEEAYNHRKFNKENPTKRKPKAALNPRPTDRLATPSRGKSGSKSSSLFFNSNSLISDHNQEFRVKSIDHQYISEILSREDWFLLINHEYKAKRISLNPRLVVSILQNQENQLHPLRFYIWVLKINPLLAKNQSVRVALANVLYRKGPVILSVELLQDIRNSGCAITEDLLCILIGSWGRFGLAKYCAEVFGQVSFLGLSPSTRLYNAVIDALVKSNSLDLAYLKFQQMSLDNCNPDRFTYNILIHGVCRIGVVDEALRLVKQMESLDCSPNVFTYTILIDGFCNARRFDEAFRVLDTMKGRNVSPSDATFRSLVHGLFRSIDPSKAFELLSRFLEKEAVLPKVVCDTILCCLSNSKMPKEAALFLRKAQEKSYFPDSSTFNIIITCLIRGLDVNETCEILDSFVEQGLKPCFNTYISLIEALFKAGRDGEGNRYLNEMVQVGLVSNAFSYNMVIDCFCKASMMDRASETFREMKESGIDPNIVTFNTLISGYSKNGEIGKARALLEMLLEYGFKPNIFTFSSMIDGLCRAHQISDAFNCFNEMVEWGVAPNAVTYNILIRSLCVVGDVAKSMKLLRRMQANGISPDVFSFNALIQSFCRMNKVEKAQNLFVSMLALGLSPDNFTYCAFIKALCESGRFDEAKELFLSMEANGCIPDSYTCNLIIDALIQQARFEEVKVIARKYSNQGISPNSIPVL